The DNA region atttatttattttatgactAAACCACATTTAAatcaaacattattattttgaacATCGTTTCAACACCCCCCGCAAAGAGGGCAGTcgatgttttgtgtttttggagGAGATTGGGAGAAAACATCGCAGGGGAGAAAGGTCCAACTGACAGATTTTATTCTCCCTCTCTCGCGTTGGCTCATACGCTAGCTGAGAGCAGGAACAAAATGACGAATTACCACTGATTTGTTTATCTTTTCTTCAGTCATTCAGTGGTCTATAGGACCTTGAAGAACTCGAGGTTCCATGAGTTTAGAGAGGGCATTTATGCGTGTTAAGATGGATGCGGCCCTTATTGCTTGTTCTTGAACAGATTATGCAActtgattttgttttggtttaggctgccacacaaaatgatgattttggggGAAGCTAGCGTTCTCTTCCGGAATAAATTACTGAAGCTGGGTTTTGCTGGCTggcaaattggaaaatattcttcGCGCATCCTTTAAGTCATATAATCAGCGCAATGTTTTTAACGGGATAACAAATATTCAtcttttttagtaaaaactcCTGTGCACATAATCATAAAGCAATTAAAACTGAACTTACGTCCTTTTTCTATGAGCGTaagtacatttttgaaatcatcaGTACTTACGACCTTGCATCACCAAGGACGTATGTGACTTCTCCGTATGAAAAGCACATTCCACCTTTTATATGCGggcgatatttttgtttaaatttatttttttggaaattctgcTCGAGTAGATCATTAGTAGTGCGTTAGAAGAGTGCAACCGtgccaaaaactcaattttggaCAACTGGCgcttacgaccttttgaaaactaacccgagaaaTATAATAATAACCACAGATTTTTAGGCAAACTTTACCGTAaattttggtttgacttcattAGGATTTAGAAAGatctttaatttgatttttgtagaaGCAATGTTTTCAATTAATGTATTCAAAAAACGCgtaaaatttgtataaaatttgttcTTTATACATACTCAGAGGAACACAAACTGTTACGAGTATTTCAACATTCTAAGAAAAACATTAAGAGTTCAAGAGTGAAGCTAAACCACTGTCAAAATCCATGATTTTGCCTTCCAATAAAATCTCGATCTCGGTTGGTTATGAATTCTAACATCGATAAATGGAAGCcacatttattttgaataagaTTGTTCCTAAATGTTTATTGATTCCGTGTGATGCTTTGACATGAAATTGTTGAAAGGTtctattttgagaattttgatatACAACGATTGCTGAATAATTCAATTATTTGCTGTTtaaacattcgtgctcaaactcaattcattccaacgaatcatctttgtggTTAACTTCACTTCACGTTGGCCTGGCCGTTTGGAAAAGCAGGATGTTGGAagtaatcaagttttgcaacgagttgcataccatatttttgaaattccaaaaacacGAATAGAATTTTTCGGTGAAACGTTAGTTCCCCCATCTAATGTTTTTCGTTCAAAGCAGTGTCGGAAAAGTATTatcttttcgatacaagtgctaaaAAATGCAGCACTGTTGATAACGGTAACAAGGCCTTTTCTGTACCAcaaaatgacaagaaaagtaagtattttcaaaccaaacttgcaaaaaaaaattataatccaTGACCTCAGCTCAGCTTAGCTCGCCACACAACATTCGACAGCACCCCGTCCATCGAAAAAGCGCGCTCAGCTGTTGATCAAGCCACCAAACAACAAATGCAGCGAAGcatagacacacacacacacaaactctcGAAGAACGATAACCCGCGGGGCGTTCGTTCCGTGCAGAACCGGATGCCTTCCGTTCAATAAGTGTACTcgatttgacattcaattacccCTTGCCGCGCGGAACCGGAACACCGGAAACCAACTCtcagcacaaacacacacacacaacaaacACAACACTGAGGTTGAGGAATTTGAGGCTCGGGGAATCATCAATTCCGGGGGACAttgaacaacaaaacaaacataTAACGGTTATTGGTGGgggtttttttaaagtgggGGGACGCGGGGTGACACTAATAATGATCTCACTAAAACCAAAccaaagacgaaaaaaaaaagaaatcatccGCAATTAAAGGATACGTACCGCCTGTAGGGCTGCTAATCTGTCCTTCGTCATGTTGGCGGCGTTTGGTCAAGTCTCCCGGACAGGGACACTACTCCGATCGCGCAGAAAGGTCAGACAACGTGAAAGTCGTTTTGATGGGTTGTTGGGGGGACCTTGGGCGACGACCTGGGTTCTACTACGGTGACGCTAAGGTACACGATCGGCcttagctgctgctgctgctggtcgccTCCTCTACTACCACTTCCACTTCCGCCGCAGGATTCCACTGGACACTCACTGCACCACCACCTTGCCACCTCACACAACACCACAACTATCTCGCTCTCGCCGCTGCCacgcgctctctctctcgcgtGCTGCCAGCAGGTAGCTTCTTCACTCTCAGGAACCGGGCTCTTTTTCCTGCGTTGCCAAAACCGTACGATCCATTCACACCGGGTTACCTCCCATCCAGCACACCAACCGAGGGGGGATGAGGAGGAGGTTTGGACCACCACCGAGAATCTCGAACCTCACACTTCCGGTTTTATCTTCCTGCTGCTTCTTCTTCACCAGATTCCTCGCACTGTGGTCAATTCTTCAGCACCTGGCGTGCCAAGAGTCGGTGCGGTCCTAAAGCCCCAACTTTTTCATCTGTCAAAAGatggcaaaaaaatcaatcactACTGACATTGTTCCGCGCACGCACACGGATTCCAGCTGCTTCCGGCCACGAACCACTCCACCGTTCAACTGTGGCCACGCCACGACACGGCCCCTCACAATGACACACCCGGACCACCGTGAGACCGCCGCTGTTCCGAGGGGTTCGACCAGTCCGAATATTCGCGCAAGATTGGTGTTCCGTCCACTTCTCGGGGCGACTCTCCAGCGAATTTGGAGTGTGTGAAAATCGATATCTtcacgcgacgacgacgacgacgacgacgtcgttaTGCAGCAGTGGCCACCGTTCGCTCTCTTCTGGTCTGGTCGGGTCGGGTCGAAACTCTCAGAACTCTCGGTCGGTCGagggccgacgacgacgacgacgagacgaTGGTGTGTCACACAATGGACTTGCGTACAGTTAACTCCCATTCACAGACGTCGTCGCGCACACGTACGTGGAACAAATACCAGAGCGCACAGGGCTTTTGGGAGTCGAGGGAGAGAGCAAAAAACACAATCACGGTGTGACTCGAGTCTGGTGTGTTGTAGTTGTGTGCGGCGCGCGATAATACAATCTCGGAAGCGTTAATGTAGGAAACACTTTTATGCTAAATAATTCAACCTGTTATTATGTCTTTTTCTAGGAATCTTTATAAGAACCTTTTGGAACgaacaattaatttaaaaaatcaatggtTATCAATGTTAAATCCTGTTATCGAAAaatagattgatttttttttaatcatcagGCGAAAACAATTAATCCGCTTTGTAAACcgatgatcatgggttcgattcccatcagcTCCAACCTCCcaccttggttgttgttagtcaacgctggcggcggttggacttgcaatctaaaggtcgtcagttcgaaccctggcaTGAAAGGTTCCTCGAAGTAGAAAGATGTTTGGaagctctccccattcaagccttcgaactCCTAGggtcgagcagaaacttgcaatagagaccacaaaagatctGGGGGTCGTtgaagtggatggtttgatttttgaattaatcaaaaaaaattaaaaatgttcaaattcaaataattggcacggtatgtccacgcattctTTCTTCGCTGTTGATTCTCTGAAATgggatccgttcacagaatctgtctctgctgataatgcaacgcagtaggcctggtgAGATAACTCAGAAAGTATAATAAATAAATTGcgtttgtttaaaatatttgctaATGAGAAGCTCCACGTGAAAGGTAGAATTTTTAGTGTCATCTCAATAGAATAATATATGACtgaatattttacattttaatttggCAAATGCTTGAAAAACTAAACTTATACTGATTCCTTGTAATTCATAAGCCTTAGTGCGTCCAtctcggaaattcccgggattattttgttgtggaaatagatgagcagttgaatacttaaatatcgataaaaaaataaaaatattcagaatATGTCAGCATTCATTTGGCTTAaaagggaaaattgttaaaattttagtttacagatTCGCAAAATTTATAGTGCTTTGAATATTTAAcattatatattttgaaaagacTACGTATATTCACAGAGCACCGAGAAGTTTACAGCTGCCAAAAATGAATAATGATTAACACAACTATGTACTTCGTATATTCATCGGTAATTCGGTAAATTTTACAATgacctatactgcccatgttcgcataaatgtcccatatgcaaaaacagcaaactgagaaaaacgcattttaagtttgtcccacacataaggctacgtgttaagtttacacgaaaaaactggatttcctcccgatttttagaacaaagtactggatgttataggctctttagaAAGAGCACACGggtttgaaccaaactgcatcaataactcaaaagtgatgaaaatgcatatatgggacatttatgcgatcataggcagtatattgttttttttatttcttatctttttttttttttgttaggccgatgcaaatatttttcaaaatttttgtccctaaaaaaatatttttaaaatgcattttacactaattcagttgttttgcaatcattaattttcaaaaaaagaatgttttgacgaaaacaaaagttttagcGAGAAAAActttaacatcgaaaattttcaaaaattcaaaagatttttaactcAACTCAAACATCTTAAAAGTGATTCTCaacacattttaaattgatttcagctgattgtacttaaacttccattgaaatttttaagttttttgaaaaaaatattttgtttgccccctgattttttgggccaacTTTAAAGTGGGGAAGAcagaaactttaaataaaatttgtaccagcctttttttaaacattttcaatatttcaattcaattagtgtttattagattttaccagttctgctccaggatgttacatttgcaattcagagatttggtgAAAGGTtctcaattcataagcctttacagggagggtacatgttactatgtttagattttgctagctgcgtgctcttttaggaaaaataatttttgagaaaaaccccTTCATAGATCATAGATCtatgattttaaactttaaagttggcccgaaaaatcagggggcaaaatttttttttttcaaaaatcttcaatatttttatgaaaattcccttgcgtttagaatcatttttagcatgtttgggttgatttaaaaatcttttgaatttttgaaaattttcgatgtctactatcgctaaagtttttttttcgctaaaatttttgttttcgtcaaattttacattttttgaaaacttttattgcaaaacaactgagctagtgtaaaatacatgttaaaacactttttccatgcaaatgttgaaactatggcatgttatgttttattttttctgccttttaaaaacttttaaaaatatttgcatcggccttaacagtattgagctaattataggattttaagcttgaaaaacataacaaaaaaaatgaaaacatagattttataactgttttaaaaatttcctcgggatcccgggaattcccggaatttaaaaaatatgtttctagtttcccgagaaatttaaaatccggaaaaattggacgctctgatcagtctatttaaaaatatcaataaatatgAAAAGTGCTGGAATAATTTAGTTATGGAACaagtatacattttttttctgcatggttgatttttttatattatttttttcaatgcgcCTGAACAATTCAGACTTTTTTCGTTATTCAAACGCCAtaatttttatcacaaaattcaGGAAAATATATCTGATAACAGGATAACTAATGAAATTAAGTTCTTTTTGAAGGAAAAGCAGGTACTGGGCACATCCTATTATCCAGGATTGCGAATGTCGAAATGTTAGAAAGCAAGAGAATTCGTTCAAATTTTCTCGATTTTTAATGATTGTAATGTTCAGGGATAAAGTAATTTACAGTAAACTTCGTTTGATGTGCATTCCCGTCATTTTGGGCCTATTTTTGCTAGagctgagctgtaggttagtcgtcgactaacaagtttTTTCCTTAAACAATTTGGCGTCCCCATCAGGGTCCAGGAGAAACTTTGCATGTTGCAAATTTGCGaagttgccgatttgtgctgcgTCAAAATGTACTGACAgtattatattttaaagttattttggcattcaaacaaaaaactgttAATTTCGTTACTCTGGTACATTTGCCACCTaattaaatatgttaaaaaatctAATCCACATTTCCAAACATCTACCAAATACCTCGTATTTAGCTTGATTTGGTAAATTGTTAGTGATTCTACACAGCAAATttgatgttcgttttcagttCGTTGCGTGTAGGTATATTTAAATCAGGCGTTACGATGAATCAGAGGATACCTAGCAAAccaatatgccaaatcaaattaCGTAGTTTTATGCTATTCTGGTTATGTCTGCGatataactactttgacttttccCATTAGATTTACAGTTTAAACCCGCATTTGGTTCATTTCGTTAGACAAAATCCTTCCTCAAGTTGCACTTTGCCACATGACTGTTCGACAAACATTCCAACAATCTCGTACGCCCCAAAACTTCACTCCACTTTGACAGCGATTTGTTGTGTTTACGACACGTCTCGCACACTGGCAACACTTTTGCTGCTGATATTTTCCTCTCGCAGATTGCGTTGCTCTCTTCCTCTCCCACTTTTTTATCGCGCTCTCTCtcacacattcacacacaccACCGTCACTCACGCAGTAAACCTGTCCCTGTCTGTGTCGCGCCGAGAAACGCGAGCAGTGAAAAAAAGTGAAGGCAAAAAACGGCgagaaattattgatttttcacgattttcttCTTCGGGGAGTCACACATTAAGGCCTAATTTTAGCCCCTCTGTCCTGTGGATGGCACGGCACGGAGCAGGGGGGAATGAAACTCCCCCACTCTTCGTGGGAGCGGAGGAATTGGTTCGGAAGTGGCGCGCCACAGGGAGTGGTCCGCCGGAATTTGGGCTGGAATCCGGATCCGGGCCGGGAAGACGACACTTTGCACACTCTGCACCGGGTGGAGGAGAAACCCGACGACGAATAAATTCTGCGAAAGTGGCCGCCACTACACAAACCCGGGGCGTATCACCACACCACACACCACGTACGGATAGGACACTCTCTCGAGGAACGAGGAACCCGCTGCCGAACAAAAAAGTACACGTCCTAAGCGCAAGGGCGTCAGACTTCGAATGGCCGTACCGCGACGAGAGGAGTCTTTTCACTTTTTGGAGAGCGAATTTTTTGGctggtgtgtttgtgtgcgagTCAGCGTTGCCAGGGGAGTTTCGGGTGACGCAAGGTGTCAGTTTTTGTTTGGATGCGGGTTTGCATCGGGCAACTCGCGTGGGAAattcacactaaaaaaatatattatttttttctgcaaacaTTTTTACGAACGTAACtttaaaatctggagtttttttaaaaggtccaataaaccaaatttccagttttttttctttttgggcgtttttgaaaccgccttgagtcaggggttttcaaaaacacccaaaagcaaaaactgaaaatttgctttactggacctttttttttaaaaaaaaacccacaaaTGTTGTTATATTATAACAGAAGCaaagaatttttattatttattcaaaaaaaatctaagtaagCAGAGATTTTTCGAGATATCAATCGAAAATATCGATTGTGTGCGTTTCAGTTCGCCCCAGAAAAATGATATACTGAATAtttatcataaaatcataaatatgtTTTCAATGAATAGCCATCAGCAAAAGAGTTAAAACTGAgaaatttgtaataataattattattgtAAATCGAAATTTGGAGCAATACTTTATCTGAGAACACTTCAAGTGTGTATTGAGTAACGGTAAAATTTGTAAAGAAATAACGGGTtttattcaaaacaacaataacAGCTACACtccaagaaattttgataatggtaattgaaaatggatgctcaacattcaaatgcgtttttctcaaaacgcatggtttgtacatgatgctttttgaaatgttggcatcgacttaaggtttcattgaaattttgaagtcaattcgatgccaacatttcaaaaagcatcatgtacaaactatgcgttttgagaaaaacgcatttgaatgttgagcatccattttcaattcccattttaatataaaagcaaaataaaatgatctaatgataacaaacgatgaaaaacgttgcttttattgatacttgatcatccaaattcaataaaacattatttccgtaattttatttgagaaaaacaaacataatttcttttgaaatcaccaacgtttatatcaccctgctggcattgaggggacgctttgttatgattcggttttcttcgccgaatgtacatggcgctttgttcatgttgcttttttccgtcacgaggttcatgtagtcttttgttttgacaggttgacagggctatataaacagagactgctgatggcagagattttgtttatgttactttatttaaaatcatgattaaacagactttaatgaagtaacttttgctcatttttggtggagaggtagcttattaggagtactttcagaatatgcaataacccagaaagtgtcaaaatgtacatgatgtcttttgaaatgttaccgtcgaattgtCAAAAGTCGAAACAAATATTACagtaaaacgcaattttcacgtgtgaaaatctttatttacaacaaaatcgCAATAATTCTACCTCTAATGACTATCCATAAATTGGAAATCAGACACCAGCAGAATAGTTTGCGGCAGCGGCCGCGGCTGTGGCGACAAAATCGTCAGCACTTCCTTCTCCATGCTGACGTTCGTCACGCAGATAAACCCGGCCACGTTGCTCTGAATTACGTTATCGTCTGTACTTTCGGCAAAGCTCACCGCCAGAATGTGGTGCAGCAGCTGCGGTCCCGGCTGAACGGCCACCAGCTTCGTGTAGTTATCTTCCCGCTTCATGCCCAGCGGCAGACACGAATCGGGCAGCGCTGGCGAACCGACCTTGAAGATTTTGACGTCGCTAAACTTGACGTCGAAGGAATGTGGGTAGAGTGGCATTTTGGACCCGTAAAAGTACTCGCGGACGCGATTGTCCCGCGCTTCGGCTCGTTGCGATTTGGTGCGTTCAACGACGCCACCACTCTTGGGCAGGAACACAATCTGTACGGCTCGTTCCACGTCCCGGAGCAGCTCGTTGTAGAGTCGTTCCTGGTCCAGCACGAACACGGCGTTAACTTCGAAGGCTTTGATGGCGTGCAGAATGTGGCGGTAACCTCCTCCCTTGACCCAGCCGCACGTATTGATGATCATGCCTGAGTATTTGGCCTTTTTGTTGGCTTCCAACCGCTCGAGCGTGGTCTCGGCGAGTTTCGAAATCAGAACTCCGTAAAACACGTCGTTGCCCGACGGGGAAGTATGTCCAAAGTGATACACCAGGGGAGCCTGCTGGGAGAATCCTTCGGCCACCGGTGCCGGACGTTCGACCAGTAACGCTCCGATCGTCCCCGGTATGGCGATGCCTCCCTGGCCAACGTCCAAATCCACGTAGATCGGTCTACGTCCCAACCGAACGGCGTAGTTCAGGAAGATTCGACACAGCGTCGTTTTGCCCACGTCCATCGGGCCCACGATCATCACCACCGGTCCCTGGGTGTCGTCCTGTTCGGCCTTGGCCCGCAAATGCTCCAGCGCGGAGTTTGAGTTCAGGTATTGGACCATCGGCGTCTCGCGGGCTACGTACGCCACGTCCGGCTTGCCGCGCAGCTCGATCGTGCAACCGTGGTAGGTGAATATGGCCACCTTGGCACCGACCCCGAACTCGTACGGCTTGCGCATCACCAGCT from Culex quinquefasciatus strain JHB chromosome 3, VPISU_Cqui_1.0_pri_paternal, whole genome shotgun sequence includes:
- the LOC6031101 gene encoding protein CLP1 homolog; amino-acid sequence: MGEEREATRTEYKLEMDSELRFEIENKNEKVTVTLMNGHAELFGTELVMRKPYEFGVGAKVAIFTYHGCTIELRGKPDVAYVARETPMVQYLNSNSALEHLRAKAEQDDTQGPVVMIVGPMDVGKTTLCRIFLNYAVRLGRRPIYVDLDVGQGGIAIPGTIGALLVERPAPVAEGFSQQAPLVYHFGHTSPSGNDVFYGVLISKLAETTLERLEANKKAKYSGMIINTCGWVKGGGYRHILHAIKAFEVNAVFVLDQERLYNELLRDVERAVQIVFLPKSGGVVERTKSQRAEARDNRVREYFYGSKMPLYPHSFDVKFSDVKIFKVGSPALPDSCLPLGMKREDNYTKLVAVQPGPQLLHHILAVSFAESTDDNVIQSNVAGFICVTNVSMEKEVLTILSPQPRPLPQTILLVSDFQFMDSH